The sequence below is a genomic window from Salicibibacter cibarius.
TCGAATTATTGAAAAAAGCGGGAGTTGACTTAACAACGCCGGAACCGGTGGAGAATGCCATGAAAATGTTTAGCGACACCGTGGAAGCGTTCAGAAAAGCATGATCACCCGGAAGTTAGGGTTCAGAAGCCGGAAGACGGAAGCCGATCCCGTTGACTGTTGACGTTATAAAGCCGCATTCTTCCATTGAAGAATGCGGCTTTATAAAAATCTGATGACTATTGCTTTAAAGCTCCGTTCGCCTCTGGAATGTTATCGACGTCAAGGGCATTCATTTCACAGAAGTATTTCAGGAAATTTTCAGCCACTTTTATTTCCTCTTCATCCGTTTTTAATGCAATAATATCCTTTAAGATTTGAGCGGCCCAAGCATTTTCGAAATATCGATATTTACCGGAATTCCATGTCATTCGATGAGGATATTTCTTATTGACATAATAATTCCAGAAAAGCATGTTCTCAGTTTCATGGTCTGTGAGCTTGATTCTAAATTCCTCATGAGCCGGGACGATTCCATCATCGCTAAGATTGCCGATAAATGTTTCACTTACCATATAGAGACCGAGAATTTGTCTTTCTGTTTCTGGTTTGTCCGACTTTTTTGCAGTCAAAAGACATAGACTGTTCGGACGCAATCGTGATGGCCTGTTAAGCTCGCCTTTATTTTTTCCGCTTTTGACTTTACCGCTAGGCATTTGCCAGTCGGTAAATACATTTTGTTGCACTTCTTCGTCTAACCAGAAAACAATTTGAGAGCTTTTATGAATTTTATTGTTCTTCAGTTTTTTTCTAAGCTGCTGTTCAAGCGCCTGCCGCTCTTTGTCCTCTTCCCGTTTCTTTTCAAGCTCTTTCTTTTCCGTCTCCCGTTCAGAAATGATTTTCTGCAGATACTTCGCAGTATCCCGATTCTTTAATGTTATAAATGTTCCAAAAGCATCAGGGTAAACGAATTTTTTTGTCTCCTCATTGAAATCAATCGTGATGCTAGATTCGTCCTGATCCACAATATCTCCTTCACCAAAGGTTTTATGAGTTATTTCTTCATTAATTAAATTCATTCATACACTCTCCATGTTCATTATAGTTAGACGCGTATTTTCTGATCAGTCCGCCACGAATTAAAAAACCGCACCCAAATTCTGTCTAGAATAAGTTGCGCACAATGATCGAATGTCCTCTCCATATTATTGTAATTATAGCTTATCATATAATCTGAAATAATGCAAGTTATCTGTTGACATCGGCAGTATGTTTATTGTAAAATATATAGTTATTTTATTTATTCCTTCAGATCAAACCCAAACATCCACATATCGGATGATAGTGTAAAAAAGACGTTGACTTTCGCCACCAATATTGGTCGTGAAGTCAACGTCCTTTCTGAAATCAATCGGCAACGCCGAGCGCGATTTTTGCATAGCGGGACATTTTGTCCTTATCCCACGGTGGGCTCCAAACGATGTTTGCTTCGACGCCCCCGATTTCATTTACGTCTTGCAATCCTGATAAAGCATTTTTTATTTCCGATTGGATCATGCCTGCAAGCGGGCAGCCCATGCTCGTCAACGTCATGGTAATCACTACATTCTTGTCAGGATCCAAGTCGACCTCGTATACTAGACCAAGATTCACAATATCCACGCCGAGCTCAGGGTCAATGACATTTTCCAGTTCTGCCCATACCCGTTCTTCTGTTTCTTGGATATCTTGTTCATCTGCCATATCCATCACCCCTTTTATTGATTCATTGTACTTGATTTCAGCTTGTTAGACAATCAGGAGGATCAGATCCCAATGCAAAAACTCCCACGTGCTTTTTTTCAACAGCCTACGTTGGAAGTTGCAAATGCACTTATTGGAAAACGTCTCGTTCATCAGCAAGAAGGCGAAACACTCGTGGCCAAAATCGTTGAAGTCGAGGCATATAAAGGACCGGACGACCGTGCCGCCCATACATACGGCGGCCGCCGCACGCCCAGAAATGAAACAATGTTCGGGGAAGCGGG
It includes:
- a CDS encoding metal-sulfur cluster assembly factor, with product MADEQDIQETEERVWAELENVIDPELGVDIVNLGLVYEVDLDPDKNVVITMTLTSMGCPLAGMIQSEIKNALSGLQDVNEIGGVEANIVWSPPWDKDKMSRYAKIALGVAD
- a CDS encoding malate synthase, giving the protein MNLINEEITHKTFGEGDIVDQDESSITIDFNEETKKFVYPDAFGTFITLKNRDTAKYLQKIISERETEKKELEKKREEDKERQALEQQLRKKLKNNKIHKSSQIVFWLDEEVQQNVFTDWQMPSGKVKSGKNKGELNRPSRLRPNSLCLLTAKKSDKPETERQILGLYMVSETFIGNLSDDGIVPAHEEFRIKLTDHETENMLFWNYYVNKKYPHRMTWNSGKYRYFENAWAAQILKDIIALKTDEEEIKVAENFLKYFCEMNALDVDNIPEANGALKQ